The following are encoded in a window of Alosa sapidissima isolate fAloSap1 chromosome 10, fAloSap1.pri, whole genome shotgun sequence genomic DNA:
- the LOC121720038 gene encoding ELL-associated factor 1-like, protein MGAMNFLPLLQKSDGHTCPYCRCDIRGTESVLIEPYLPGQGSGFITCEPEDEDDDDHEDVEQVMKKLASMKKKASSEDYQTPSRPVDSSLMPPPLPPKLAATSPCPSPRLPPRSPMAEARANHSHNRLQSNDKSRKSSAMKVQQEEPCRGGWEDSGSSPAPYTRSPSHNEDSNSESSRPSSSQSGKSNDVPWSGSASSSSSSGRKKRDKVRGMTEDRSEREGRLSEALGTHTVRQKHMSS, encoded by the exons CTTCCTTCCCCTCCTGCAGAAGTCAGATGGGCACACCTGTCCATACTGCCGCTGTGACATCCGAGGGACCGAGTCTGTCCTCATCGAGCCTTACCTGCCCGGCCAAGGCAGCGGGTTCATCACGTGCGAGccagaggatgaggatgatgatgaccaCGAGGATGTGGAGCAAGTGATGAAGAAGCTGGCCTCCATGAAAAAG AAGGCATCATCGGAGGACTATCAGACCCCTAGTAGACCAGTGGACTCCAGTCTCATGCCGCCTCCGCTGCCCCCAAAACTTGCCGCCACGTCTCCATGCCCCTCCCCACGACTCCCACCTCGGTCCCCAATGGCAGAAGCACGTGCCAATCATtcacacaacagactg CAGAGCAACGATAAGAGCAGGAAGTCATCAGCAATGAA AGTCCAACAGGAAGAGCCTTGCAGAGGAGGATGGGAGGATTCTGGGAGCTCTCCTGCCCCATACACCCGTTCACCCTCCCACAA TGAAGACTCAAACTCTGAATCAAGCAGGCCATCCTCCTCCCAGTCTGGCAAAAGCA atGATGTGCCCTGGTCAGGGTCcgcatcctcatcctcatcctcagggAGAAAGAAGAGGGACAAAGTGCGGGGAATGACGGAGGAcagaagtgagagggagggtaGATTGAGTGAAGCACTCGGGACTCATACGGTTAGACAGAAACACATGTCCTCCTGA
- the LOC121720039 gene encoding trypsin-like, whose translation MRLLVLLALAGAAVAVPREDGRIIGGNECSPNSKPYMASLNYGYHFCGGVLINEQWVLSVAHCWYNPYSMQIILGEHHTRVFEGTEQLMKTENIIWHPSYDYQTLDYDIMLIKLFHPVKLTDAVKPIPLPSGCPFGGMPCSVSGWGKYFPDGDYVTSDTLRCLDLPIVDDQECENAYPGMITRRMVCAGYLDGGKDACNGDSGSPLECFGEVHGLVSWGQGCAQPGYPGVYVKVCEFLIWIKETMEANP comes from the exons ATGAGACTGCTTGTTTTGCTGGCGCTTGCTGGAGCTGCTG TGGCAGTGCCCAGGGAGGATGGAAGGATCATCGGAGGCAACGAGTGCTCCCCAAACTCCAAGCCATACATGGCATCCCTTAACTACGGATACCACTTTTGTGGAGGGGTACTCATCAACGAGCAGTGGGTGCTCTCCGTTGCCCACTGCTGGTACAA CCCCTACAGCATGCAGATCATTCTGGGAGAACACCACACACGAGTGTTTGAGGGCACAGAACAGCTCATGAAGACTGAGAACATTATCTGGCATCCCAG CTATGACTACCAAACTCTGGACTATGACATCatgctgatcaagctcttccaCCCAGTGAAGCTGACCGATGCTGTGAAGCCCATTCCTCTGCCCTCTGGCTGCCCTTTCGGGGGTATGCCCTGCTCTGTGTCCGGCTGGGGCAAGTACTTCCCGGATGGAG ACTATGTTACCAGTGATACACTTCGGTGTCTGGATTTGCCCATTGTTGACGATCAGGAATGTGAGAATGCCTACCCCGGCATGATCACCCGCAGAATGGTGTGCGCCGGATACTTGGATGGAGGCAAGGATGCCTGCAAT GGTGATTCTGGCAGTCCTCTTGAATGTTTTGGAGAAGTGCACGGACTAGTGTCCTGGGGTCAGGGCTGTGCCCAACCTGGGTACCCTGGCGTCTACGTCAAGGTCTGTGAGTTCCTCATCTGGATCAAGGAGACCATGGAGGCCAACCCATAA
- the LOC121720275 gene encoding anionic trypsin-2-like, whose amino-acid sequence MAVDAIYWHQSYDYQTLDHDIMLMKLAHPVTVNEFVKPISLPTACASPGDMCVVSGWGNIYTDSVFNPFNLQCVEVPIVSTQDCEVSYPGKITEVMVCAGYPEGGKDACQGDSGGPMVCNGELQGIVSWGYGCAQPNFPGVYTKVCALMPWINEILSSY is encoded by the exons ATGGCTGTGGACGCCATCTACTGGCATCAGAGCTACGACTACCAGACACTGGACCATGACATCATGCTGATGAAGCTGGCTCATCCCGTCACTGTAAACGAGTTTGTTAAGCCCATCTCTCTGCCCACGGCCTGTGCCAGCCCTGGAGacatgtgtgtggtgtccgGATGGGGAAACATCTACACCGACTCAG TTTTCAACCCTTTCAACCTCCAGTGTGTGGAGGTACCCATTGTGTCGACCCAGGACTGTGAGGTCTCCTACCCAGGGAAGATCACAGAGGTCATGGTGTGCGCAGGCTACCCAGAGGGAGGCAAAGACGCCTGCCAG ggtgaTTCTGGAGGCCCCATGGTGTGTAACGGAGAGCTGCAGGGCATTGTGTCTTGGGGTTATGGCTGTGCTCAACCCAACTTCCCCGGCGTCTACACTAAAGTCTGTGCCCTCATGCCCTGGATCAACGAGATCCTCTCCAGCTATTAG